CAAAACGTTACCAGCAATATTAAAACGACACCCTACAATAAATAAACAGAATAAATGAGAAAAACGCTTTTTATCTTTTTTGCAGGTTTGACACTTCAAGCAAATGCACAAAACATATTCCCTGTAAAACTCGAAAATTGTAAGACAGAAAAGTTTTGCCTTGACTGTGGAGACACAAAAGCAGGTTATGACCAAAATGAGTTTACAAAATTACAAGAAAAACTAAACAACGAATTGAACTTACAAGGAATAAAAGGTGCTGTAAAATTTCAGGTTCTTGTTGACGCAAAAGGTCGAGCTTGTGTATTAAGTCATACTGACAAATCAAACAATCCTATTTCCTTGAAAATTATTGAAGAACTTAACAAGTTCAAGAAATGGATACCAGCAATAACAAGTGGAAAGCATGAAGAAAAATCCTCAATCAATTTAATTTTTGCAATAAGTGACAACAAAATTTCGGGACAGATTGAACGGGTTGATATGAATGCTTTCAAAAAATCTTTTGATAAACCTAACAGTCCTGAGATTTACAATAAAACATACGAATACAAAAACGAAAATCTAAAGAATTACAAAATAACCGTTTGGAACTCGAATAATTCAAATCTTCCAAACAATACGAACGACAATATTACAATCGACAAAAACGGACTTGTTTGGTTGACTGTTGATGAAGGACTAGTAACTTTTGACGGGAAAGAATTTAAGAATGCTGAACAAAATATTACTGACAAAGGAAAATTCTTTTCTTATTATGCATTAGCAACGGACAACAACAATGTTAAATGGGTTTATGGAACTAAAAATATTTACAGTTTCGACAATGCTAAATGGAAAAAGTATGACTCAACGGAAATCGGAATAGATGGAGCGTATGAAATTGTTAATAATGAAAGAACAGGAGAAGTGTTTTTCTGCTCTGACGAAGGCGTGACAATTTACAAAGACGGGAAATGGACA
This window of the Flavobacteriaceae bacterium 3519-10 genome carries:
- a CDS encoding two-component system sensor histidine kinase/response regulator, producing MRKTLFIFFAGLTLQANAQNIFPVKLENCKTEKFCLDCGDTKAGYDQNEFTKLQEKLNNELNLQGIKGAVKFQVLVDAKGRACVLSHTDKSNNPISLKIIEELNKFKKWIPAITSGKHEEKSSINLIFAISDNKISGQIERVDMNAFKKSFDKPNSPEIYNKTYEYKNENLKNYKITVWNSNNSNLPNNTNDNITIDKNGLVWLTVDEGLVTFDGKEFKNAEQNITDKGKFFSYYALATDNNNVKWVYGTKNIYSFDNAKWKKYDSTEIGIDGAYEIVNNERTGEVFFCSDEGVTIYKDGKWTNLNNSKFKDLPSNRVTFAKRDSKNRIWIGTFSGTAMIDENNQVTNFENTNTVLKGKCITSMDEDENGNLFFTLYEFDRKEKGKVNNNEGIAIRYTDGTFKQFTTENSGMPFNHTNCVLYDKSEKVLWISTDRAGLVRYDLKNGWENYHNENSDIPTSYISTMTFDDKGNLYLATRQGLVKIERKQ